Proteins from a single region of Phycisphaeraceae bacterium D3-23:
- a CDS encoding flagellin → MSRINTNVQSLLGQRVLGHNNRGLNSSLERLSTGLRINRGKDDPAGLIASENLRSEKAAISAAIGNAERADQVVNIAEGGLQEINSLLVEVQSLVSQSANDAGLSAEEKEANQLQIDSILQTIDRIAASTSFQGTKLLNGTFDFNVSGVAATVEDYQINAAKLKFGENRDVDVLVTQSAQHGALFLSVGAAGLDLSAADASFVFEIAGSIGSREFTFGSGTTLASIADSVNTFTDVTGVSAVASGNYIELKSTGFGDSEFVSLQVNDAAGQAGGVKLASALDEDALNVAAGTAFSALSNPVRDEGQDIGATVNGVQAVTNGKNVSINTDFLDVSFELTDAGAQALAAISALTITGGGAQFNLGPNVDILNQVNLGIGNVATRNLGTVAAGFLDELGASKASNVVDGDLGKAQGIVNDAIKQVSTLRGRLGAFQKNTIGATIRSLGVALENTAAAESAIRDTDFAAETAALTRSQILVQSSTQILSIANSQPQNVLALLG, encoded by the coding sequence ATGAGTCGCATCAACACCAACGTACAGTCTCTGCTGGGCCAGCGCGTGCTCGGCCACAACAACCGCGGGCTCAACAGCTCACTCGAACGCCTCTCGACCGGCCTCCGCATCAACCGCGGCAAGGACGACCCCGCCGGCCTCATCGCCAGCGAGAACCTCCGCTCCGAAAAAGCCGCCATCTCCGCCGCGATCGGCAACGCCGAACGCGCCGACCAGGTCGTCAACATCGCCGAGGGCGGCCTGCAGGAAATCAACTCCCTGCTCGTCGAAGTCCAGTCCCTGGTCAGCCAGTCCGCCAACGACGCGGGCCTCTCGGCCGAGGAAAAGGAAGCCAACCAGCTGCAGATCGACTCGATCCTGCAGACCATCGACCGCATCGCCGCGTCGACCAGCTTCCAGGGCACCAAGCTCCTCAACGGCACGTTCGACTTCAACGTCTCGGGCGTCGCCGCCACCGTCGAGGACTACCAGATCAACGCCGCGAAGCTGAAGTTCGGCGAAAACCGCGACGTCGATGTCCTCGTCACCCAGTCCGCCCAGCACGGGGCGCTGTTCCTCAGCGTCGGTGCCGCCGGCCTGGACCTCTCCGCCGCCGACGCCAGCTTCGTCTTCGAGATCGCCGGCTCGATCGGGTCACGGGAGTTCACCTTCGGCTCGGGCACCACCCTGGCGTCCATCGCCGACAGCGTCAACACCTTCACCGACGTCACCGGCGTCTCGGCTGTCGCCTCGGGCAACTACATCGAGCTCAAGTCCACCGGCTTCGGCGACAGCGAGTTTGTCTCGCTCCAAGTCAACGACGCAGCCGGCCAGGCCGGCGGTGTGAAACTCGCCTCCGCGCTCGACGAAGACGCTCTGAATGTCGCTGCGGGTACCGCCTTCAGCGCACTGAGCAACCCCGTCCGAGACGAGGGCCAGGACATCGGCGCCACGGTCAACGGCGTCCAGGCCGTCACCAACGGGAAGAACGTCAGCATCAACACCGACTTCCTCGACGTCTCGTTCGAACTCACCGACGCCGGGGCACAGGCCCTCGCCGCGATCAGCGCCCTCACCATCACCGGCGGCGGGGCACAGTTCAACCTCGGGCCCAACGTCGATATCCTCAACCAGGTCAACCTGGGCATCGGCAACGTGGCGACCCGCAACCTCGGGACGGTCGCCGCCGGCTTCCTCGACGAGCTTGGCGCAAGCAAGGCCAGCAACGTCGTCGACGGCGACCTGGGCAAGGCCCAAGGCATCGTCAACGACGCCATCAAGCAGGTCTCCACCCTGCGGGGCCGGCTGGGCGCCTTCCAGAAGAACACCATCGGCGCGACGATCCGGTCGCTGGGTGTGGCCCTGGAAAACACCGCCGCCGCCGAGTCCGCGATCCGCGACACCGACTTCGCCGCCGAGACCGCCGCCCTCACAAGGTCGCAGATCCTCGTCCAGTCGTCGACGCAGATCCTCTCGATCGCCAACAGCCAGCCGCAGAACGTCCTGGCTCTGCTCGGCTAA